GTTGAACATGGTCGTCACGTAGCCGCGCGCACGGGCGAATTCCTTGGTGGCCTCGAGGTAGCGCCGGATGCCGGGGTAGCGCTCGAAGTAGGTGGCGATGAAGGCCTTGGCCTGCCCGACATCGAGGGCGGACTGGGCCGCGAGGCCGTAGGCGGTGACGCCGTAGATGACGGCGAAGTTGGCCGTCTTGGCGGCCCGCCGCTGCTCGGGGGTCACTTGGCCGATCTCCACACCGTAGACCTCCGCGGCCGTGCGGGCGTGGATGTCTTCGCCGCGTCGAAAGGCCTCAATGAGGGTGGAGTCCTCCGACATGTGGGCGAGAATGCGCAGTTCAATCTGGGAGTAATCGGCCACGAGCAGGGTGTGGCCCTCGTCGCGCGGGACAAAGGCTTTGCGGATCTCGCGCCCTTCGTCGGTGCGGACGGGGATATTCTGGAGATTCGGGTCGGTAGAGGAGAGGCGGCCGGTCGCGGCGATCGTCTGGTTGAAGGACGTGTGCACCCGCCCCGTACGCCCGTCGACCAGCTTCGGGAGAGCGTCAACGTAGGTGCTCTTGAGTTTGGTCAGTTGGCGGAAATCAAGGATGCGGGCGGGGAGTTCATGGAGGGCGGCCAGTTCCTCGAGCACCCGGACGTCGGTCGAAAAGCCCGTCTTCTTGGTGGTCTTCCCCTTCGTCGGGAGGCCGAGTTTCTCAAAGAGGATGTGCGCCAACTGCTGGGTGGAGTTGATGTTGAATTCGGTACCGGCGATGCGGTAGATCTCGCGGCGGATTTCCTCCAGCCGGCGCTCCATCTGCACCGACAACTCGCCGAGAAATGAGACGTCGATGCGCACTCCCTCCCGCTCCATGTCGGCGAGCACCTTGATGAGCGGCACCTCGATGTCGTAGTAGAGGCTGTTCATGCCGAGCTGGTCGATCACCGGCGCGAGTTTGCCGCGGAGGCGGTAGGTGTAGTCGGCGTCCTCGCACGAATAGTCGCACGCTTTGTCGACCGGAACCTGGGCGAACGATATCTGCTTCTTCCCCGCACCGATGAGGTCGGTGATGGGCGTCTTGCGGTGGTTGAAATGCTGGAGCGCGAGGGCATCGAGCGAGTGCTGCCGCGACGATGGGTCGATGACGTACGAAGCCAGCATGGTGTCGAAGCGGACCGGCTCGATTTCGATGCCGTACTTGCGCAGGACTGCCAGATCGTACTTGATGTTCTGGCCGAACTTCTGCACGTCCGGGTTTTCGAGGAGTTTCTTCACCTCGGCGAGGGCCTCCGGAAGCGGCAGGTTCACCGCCCCCTCCCCCGTGTGGCCAAGCGGCAGGTAGTAGGCCTCGTTGGCGCGGGCCGACAGGGAGATGCCCACGAGCTCGGCGGCGAGCGGGTTCAGCGAGGTGGTCTCGGTGTCAACGGCGACTTTCCGGCAGGTCGAGAGCTTCTTCAGAAGAGTCTTGAGATCCTTGAGGGCGGCGACGACATGGTAGCCCGGCTTGGTGGCGCCGGGCGCCTCGTCGGTGACGCCCGCGGCGGCCGCCGCCTCGGGGACAAGTTGTTTCAGAAGACGGTTGAACTCGAGACGCTGGAACAATTCGACGAGTTTGGCGTGATCGGGTTCGCGGAAGCGGAGCTGCTCCAGGTCACAGGCGATCGGGACATCAGTGCAGATGGTCACCAGCTCCTTGGAGAGACGGGCGAGGTCGGCGTGGGCCTCGACCCGGGCCCGGACGGCTTTGGCCTTGATCCGGTTGGCGCCGGCGAGGACCGCCTCGAGGCTGCCGAACTGCTCCAGGAGCGCATCGGCGGTCTTGGGACCGACGCCGGGGATGCCGGGAACATTGTCGGAACTGTCGCCCATGAGGGCGAGCTTGTCGATGACCGCTTCCGGATAGACGCCGAATTTCGCCTTTACTTCCTCGCGGCCCATCTTGACGGCCTGGTCGGCGCCCGGCTGGGGCGTGTAGATGCGGATGCGGTCGGTAACGAGCTGGAAGAAATCCTTGTCGCCGGTGACGCACCAGACGTCGAAGCCCGCCTTCGCGCAGCGGCTGGCGAGGGTCCCGATGATGTCGTCGGCCTCGAAACCCTCCATCTCAAAGTGCCGGATGCGAAACGCCTCGACCGCCTCGCGGATCGCCGGGAGCTGGGCCACGAGGTCCTCGGGCATCTTGGCGCGAGTGGATTTGTACTCCTCGTAGCGCTCGTGGCGGACAGTCGGGGCCTTGGAGTCCCAGGCAACGGCGAGGTAGTCGGGCTTCTCATCGCGAATGACCTTCAGCAGCGAATTGACAAAGCCGAAGACGGCCGAGGTGTTCTCCCCTTTCGAGTTGATCAGCGGGTTGCGGAGGAAAGCGAAGTAGGCGCGGTAGAAGATGGCCGAGCCATCGACCAGGTAGACAGTCTTGCGGTCGGGCGTCATCGGTACAACCCCTCTTTTTCTATGTAGTCGAGCACGGGCGCGGGAAGCCAGGCCAGCAGCCGGGGGCGCGGCGCGCCGCGGCCGATCAGGGCGCGCAGGTCGGTCGACGAAACCGCGGGCGTTTCGGCCGGCACAAGCTCGATGCGGTCGGCGGGCAGCCCCGGGCTGACCTTCAATTGGTAGCCGGGCCGGGCGCCGGCCAAAACCGGCGTCTCGCGAAGCAGCTCTTCAGGCGAATGCCATTGGTCAATCTGGTCCAGGAGGTCGGCGCCGACGAGGAAGCGGAAGGCCGCCTGGGGGTACGCCTTCTTCAGCGCCCGCAGGGTGTCGAGGGTGTAGCCGGAAAGCTCCTGCTCGGCTTCGATCTCGCAGACGCGCAAGCGGTCGTCCCCGGCCAGAGCGAGGCGGAGCATGGCGACCCGGTGGGGCCAGGAGGCGCGGGCCCGGTCACCCTTGAACGGGTGCCGGTAGGCGGGGACGAAGAGGACGCCGGCAAGGTTGCGGGCGCGGAGGATCTCGCGGGCCAGGGCGAGGTGCCCGCTGTGCACCGGATCGAAGGCGCCGCCGAGGACGCCCCACACGCCCCCCTGCTCAGGACTCCGCATGTCTGGTGGTGTCGGACCCGGCGGGGTGTTTGTCGAGCGCCTCGAGCATCTCATTGACGTCATCCTCGTACCCGTTGGCCGGGTAGCTCTCCCGGAACTGCCGGAGGCACTGGCGCGCCTCGGCGGTGTCGCCCTTGTCGTAGCTCAGGCGGCACTGGCGGTACGCGGATTCCACGGCCCTCTTGCGCGCTTTGCCCGCCAGGTCGCTTTCGGGGAAGGCAGCCAGGAAGCTTTCAAAACCGGTGCGGGCGGCGGCAAAGTCCTTGAGGCGGAGATCCATATCGGCGCGGTGAAAGGCCGCCCGGGCGGCCAGGTCGGTGTCGGTATACTCGTCGATGACTTTCTGGAAATACACTTTGGCCGCCTTGAAAGCGCCGAGGCGCTCATAGACGATGCCGGCGTTGAAATACTTCTTCGCGAACCGCGTGCGCGCCGCCGCGAGGTACTTCTGCACATCGGGAACGAGCGGGGATTCGGGGAAATCAATCAGGAAGTCCTCGAAGACGGCGATGGCTTTCTCAAGCTCCGTCTGATCGAGACCGGGGTTTTTCGGGGTGGAGTCGAAATAGGCGACGCCGCGCATGAAGATGGCGTTGGCGAAAAAGGCCGAGGCCGGGTAATTGCGCGCGAGGCGGTCGAACTCCAGCGCCGCCAGTTCGAAGTCCTCGTTGCCATAGTACGCGAGGCCGAGGTAGTACTGGGCGGTGTCAACCACCGCGTGCCCCGGGTAGTTAAAGACCACGGTCTGGAAGTACTCGATCGCCTGGCGGTACTTTCCATCCTCATAGAGCCGCTGTCCTTCGTCGAAAAGCTGGCGGGCGTCGAGCTGGGACAGGGAGCGGGAGCCCGCGCCGCACGAGGCCAGCAGCGCGGCGACCAGCAAGAGACCGGCGAGTGCGCCGGCGGCGGTGATCCGGTTCACACCCGGTAGGCCTCCTTCAACATTTTGTAGTTCTCCAGCACCTTGTTCAGGTACGTCTTCGGGACCGGCTGCTTGTCGCGGAGGATCCCCCGGAGGCGGGTCTCGCCCAAATTGTAGGCGACGAGCGCCTGCTTGACGTCGCCGAATTTCAGGATCTGCTCAAACAGGTGGAGGGCGCCGAGGCGGATGTTGATGTCGGGCTGGAAGAGCGTCGAGTCCCCCTGCCAGGCGACGCCGCTGCGGCCGGCGACGTCCCGCCCGACGAACGGCATGACTTGCATGAGCCCCTGGGCGCCGGCCGGCGAGGTCTGCCCTTTCTTGAACGACGACTCGGTGAGAATGATGGCGAGCATGAAGAGCGGGTCGTACTCGTACTTCTTGCTCTCCTCGTAGATGACGTCGGTGAGCCGGTTGATCTCCTCGTCGGAGAAGCCGATCTGGAAGTCGTCGATAGCCTTGAATATCTGGAGTTTCTCCTCAAGCGTGCCGATGCGGGTCTGCTGGAACGAGATCTGCCGTTCCA
The nucleotide sequence above comes from Candidatus Zixiibacteriota bacterium. Encoded proteins:
- the polA gene encoding DNA polymerase I yields the protein MTPDRKTVYLVDGSAIFYRAYFAFLRNPLINSKGENTSAVFGFVNSLLKVIRDEKPDYLAVAWDSKAPTVRHERYEEYKSTRAKMPEDLVAQLPAIREAVEAFRIRHFEMEGFEADDIIGTLASRCAKAGFDVWCVTGDKDFFQLVTDRIRIYTPQPGADQAVKMGREEVKAKFGVYPEAVIDKLALMGDSSDNVPGIPGVGPKTADALLEQFGSLEAVLAGANRIKAKAVRARVEAHADLARLSKELVTICTDVPIACDLEQLRFREPDHAKLVELFQRLEFNRLLKQLVPEAAAAAGVTDEAPGATKPGYHVVAALKDLKTLLKKLSTCRKVAVDTETTSLNPLAAELVGISLSARANEAYYLPLGHTGEGAVNLPLPEALAEVKKLLENPDVQKFGQNIKYDLAVLRKYGIEIEPVRFDTMLASYVIDPSSRQHSLDALALQHFNHRKTPITDLIGAGKKQISFAQVPVDKACDYSCEDADYTYRLRGKLAPVIDQLGMNSLYYDIEVPLIKVLADMEREGVRIDVSFLGELSVQMERRLEEIRREIYRIAGTEFNINSTQQLAHILFEKLGLPTKGKTTKKTGFSTDVRVLEELAALHELPARILDFRQLTKLKSTYVDALPKLVDGRTGRVHTSFNQTIAATGRLSSTDPNLQNIPVRTDEGREIRKAFVPRDEGHTLLVADYSQIELRILAHMSEDSTLIEAFRRGEDIHARTAAEVYGVEIGQVTPEQRRAAKTANFAVIYGVTAYGLAAQSALDVGQAKAFIATYFERYPGIRRYLEATKEFARARGYVTTMFNRRRTIREINDRNVNVRQFAERAAINTPIQGTAADMIKKAMIRIHGRLRATRSRMILQVHDELVLDVPREELDEVREIVRDGMEQAVSLKVPIVVSLGSGPNWLDAK
- the nadD gene encoding nicotinate (nicotinamide) nucleotide adenylyltransferase — translated: MRSPEQGGVWGVLGGAFDPVHSGHLALAREILRARNLAGVLFVPAYRHPFKGDRARASWPHRVAMLRLALAGDDRLRVCEIEAEQELSGYTLDTLRALKKAYPQAAFRFLVGADLLDQIDQWHSPEELLRETPVLAGARPGYQLKVSPGLPADRIELVPAETPAVSSTDLRALIGRGAPRPRLLAWLPAPVLDYIEKEGLYR
- the bamD gene encoding outer membrane protein assembly factor BamD → MNRITAAGALAGLLLVAALLASCGAGSRSLSQLDARQLFDEGQRLYEDGKYRQAIEYFQTVVFNYPGHAVVDTAQYYLGLAYYGNEDFELAALEFDRLARNYPASAFFANAIFMRGVAYFDSTPKNPGLDQTELEKAIAVFEDFLIDFPESPLVPDVQKYLAAARTRFAKKYFNAGIVYERLGAFKAAKVYFQKVIDEYTDTDLAARAAFHRADMDLRLKDFAAARTGFESFLAAFPESDLAGKARKRAVESAYRQCRLSYDKGDTAEARQCLRQFRESYPANGYEDDVNEMLEALDKHPAGSDTTRHAES
- a CDS encoding lytic transglycosylase domain-containing protein, which encodes MIQFEKLGIFLSKPVAFVLVVIYLLQSGLLVYLVKNKYDLERQISFQQTRIGTLEEKLQIFKAIDDFQIGFSDEEINRLTDVIYEESKKYEYDPLFMLAIILTESSFKKGQTSPAGAQGLMQVMPFVGRDVAGRSGVAWQGDSTLFQPDINIRLGALHLFEQILKFGDVKQALVAYNLGETRLRGILRDKQPVPKTYLNKVLENYKMLKEAYRV